One Aptenodytes patagonicus chromosome 7, bAptPat1.pri.cur, whole genome shotgun sequence genomic window, accaaaaaatccaatTTTTAACCCAGCAGAGGTCAGTTTTTTTAGGGCATGCAGAGGACTTCACATTAACATCCCAAAATCTGGCCATGTCCAAGGCAAGCGGTTTTTCTGAACCTGCTTTTTGGATGTTTTTCCCCCAAGCAGCACTGAAATGCTCTTTACACCTCCACCACCCTCCAGTTCTCTTCTTAGCAAGGTGGAGtctcattttaaaagcaagagaGTCCAAAAAATGAGCACAAAAAGCCAAAAAATCAAGCAAGCAGGGGAGAAATTCCTTGATGTGGCTGCATGgagcaaatgtatttttaactcattttcccTGAGATACGTGATttaaggaggggggggaaaaccaaaaaaaccccctgatTCAAAAAAGACAACTCAGAAATTGCATCTCCCCACTGCGGCAGCTCTCCAGTTGTAACTAGAGACACAGCTGCACCAGCACTCTCCCAACAAAGCAAACTTTAATCCTTCAATATCACTTGACGAACCTGCTGAGCTGCAGTGGCACCTCGAAAATTGGCTTTGAGAGGGACATGTCCCCAGGGACCAGAGCCCAGCAGAGCCTCAGAGGAGATGCTGATGGAGAGCAAGAGCTGACGTTCTCGCCTGCGCTTATCCAGGTGCAGACGGAGGGGCTTGAAGGTGAATGGGAAGTTTCCCCCTTACCTGCTCCTATCTGCAGCCGAGTGCCATCCCCTTCACCTCCTGTTCTAAAGTGCTCCAAGCTGCTGCTGTGCATTATTAAAATGCTGCCATGTTTCATCCCAGAGACGGCCGTCCTCTCACTGGGGACAAGCTTCATCCGCTGGTTGTAAAACACTTtgtgatataaaaaaagaaaaaaataaaaaaaaagagcagcgtGTGCGTAAGATGCATTCGGTCATAAAATACTTACAGCTTTAATTCAGCAAATGGAAAGAGATGGCTTGGAAATGAAAGAGGCGGCTGCTGGGTGCGCAAACCGCTCGGATGTGCCCGTCAGGCACTGGACCAGGAGCCGGCAGGGATGGCTTGCCCTCGGCCACAACAGCACGCTCACGCTCGCTTTGCTCAAATCCTTTCCCAAAGATTTATTGAAAATTGAAACCGCGGCACAAAGGATTACATTCGTACAGGGAAAGCGGGGTTTTACAGCAAACACTGTGCCCGAATCACATTTTTTGCATATGACGCATTGAAAACGGGCTCGGGGACCTCCTGGACAAACCCATCCGCTCCCCAAACCGCTTTGGTTTCGCAATTAAAACACAAGGTGACCCACTGGGACAGATGAACAAAAACTGAGAGTAACTACTGGCcgtcaagtaaaaaaaaaaaaaaaaaaaaacaaccaaaccaaaaaaaaaaaaaatcagtgaaatgtcACCAAGAGTGTTTCagtcctgctccccacctgcaCCACCACTGGGGAAGGGCTCATTctgtgattttttattttaaaaacaagttgaaaAATTAAGtagatttaagaaaaacaagcccCCGCTGTGTGTTCCCTGCTCCCTTGAAGCCTGGTCCGTGGCACCGTGGAAGGGGGGTTTCTACTACAGGTTtcttataataataaaaaagagggGGGCAGAAATTTGTCTTAAAGCTGTTCTTGTACCTCCCCTGCAGCCAGTGAAGAGGCTGTTTGTCATGGCCCCGCTTGCTGCAGCGAGATGCTGTAAAACCCGTTAACTTGCTCCATCCAGGCGAGCCTCCAAGGCAGGTCTCCACTGCAGCTTAGCTCCCCTAGTCAAAGGAGCAAGGACTTTTCTGAATGCACGATGAGTCTTTTGAGGAGGCTACGCAGAATGGGAGCGCTGCTGTTTTCTGTTGAATAcagaaagcactttaaaaaaaatagaagggggTTGCTTCCATCCACAGGGGAAGAGGGTTGCTTTGTGTCGTCGgtctctggttttattttgcagtCTGTAAAAATACTCTGTCTGGCTGTCCACATCCATTCACGATAtgaagcagtaaaaaaaatatatatatataatatggtTTATTTATACAGTTACACTTGCAAGGCAATTGATGCTCTGCTGGCTGGGCCCTTCTACCTCCAGATGCTCTGCCTGGTTGATACAACtgcaagacaagacaaaaaacaaCCTAAGCGACCCCATCACGGTGGGTGAGTGCTTGCGAAAAGGGGAACGGAAAACAGGATGTACACAAGCGCAAAGCCTGGACTGGGAGATGGACATGCAGACGTCACAGCATCTGGTGAGATGGGGATGGACATTTTGGGCTGTGAGGAGGATGGCAGTAGGGTTTTGCTGAGGGGGATGGTGGCGTGGGTAGGAATGGGATGCAGGTAGCATTGCCACAGCAGGCAGGGACATCATGGCTTGCTTTTGCTGCACCCGAAAACATGGTGCAAGGTGGAAAAAGGGTCACGGGAGGTGGAGAGGGTTTTGGGGTGAACTGGTCCCCAAGACGGAGCAAAAGTGACTCCTGTAAAAGATGGGAGCCAGATCCTCCCCATCTTAACCCTAGCAAGGTCTTAGCCCTGGGGAATTCGGGGCGGCAGGAGATGGGGTGAGGAGCATCCTTCCTCCGCAGCTCccggcagggcagagctggaccGCCAGCACACGAGCCCCTGGCAGCAGAGTGGAGGCTGCTGGGGTGTAAGCTTTGCTCTTCCTAATGGCACCTATAAATAGCTCCGGCCTCCTGTTCCCAGCACACGCTCACTCTTTGCAGCCTGTTTTGGGCAGCAAAAGCCTCTCCCCCCTTCCCACGcatcctccccagcccagctTGCGCTTCCGGGGGCCCACCAGGACGTACGCACCCTCGGGGTTCAGGCTGGACACCAGGGGCTCCGGCAAGGTCCTGGGATGGCCGAGGAGCTGCTTGGTGCTGGCCCGGGGAGGTGAGTCGGTGCTGGGAGGAAAACCTACGGGATGCAGAAAAACGCCTGGCTCAGGCAGGGCTCGCACCTCCAGTGCTCGCTCGCCAGGCACGGCCGCTGCAGTGCCGTGGGGCAGCCACATCATCCTCTCCAGATGCTCTGGAGGAGAAATGACTGGGTCCCTGTTTTCCGCCGTCCCCTTCCACGGGAGCCCCCTACCACCTCCTCTCATCCCTGTGAGGGTGCAAACGTGGCCCTGGGCACCACACTCGCCCTTCCCTCACCAAACACAAAGAGGTCAGCAGCAGCCGGAGCCCATCCCCACCAGCCCACAGCCCCCGGGGGCTGATGCTGGCCTTCGGCCGCCTGCTTTCTGCCACCGTGGTGGCATGTAGCAATGCTGCGAAGGAAAGCTCCCTgaggctgccccagccccaaaaGCAGCAACGCAGGATCCGACCCCTGAGCATGGCTACAAGTAGCCACAAGGCTtcaatggggaggaggaaggagccctGGGCTGGCAAACCTCAGAGACCCCCCCGGGTGGTGAGCGACTGCCGTGCCAGCACCAAaaccctgtccctgctgcctaACCTCAGTGCCCAGGGCAGAACCGGCCAGCTTTGGGGCTGACCCCCttggagggggaggcagggagcaggcaggggtcCCACGGAGCAGCCCCCGCGGCCGAGCCGGCGGCAGAGTGCTGACCTCCGTTTCTCCGGCAGGCTGGCAGCTCGCGCGGGCTCGGCTCCGGCTGGGCATCCTCCTCGGACCTGGCCTGCAGGATGGTCATGGTGGCCCCCGTCTGCTGAATAAACTGCTGCAAATTACACTGCCTCAGCTCCTTATTTAACTCTTCCAGCTCTTGGGTCTGGGCCTGCAAAACACACACCAAGGGGGGGGACAGGGTGAGCCGCATGTCCCCCCCATGCCCCAAAACTGGCTGGCATATGCCCCCTGGGGCTGCTCCCCCATCTGGGGCTCACCCTGCCAGAGCCAGCAAGAGGGGACCTAGGGAGTACTGCGGCTCAGCCGCCCCTCTCCGAGGCCCTGTGGGAAGGGGGGTGCCCGGGTGGCAGGGATGAGGAAGGCGTTGTTTTGGGAACAGCCCTGCTTTGCTGTGTCTCCACAAGAGGGTGCGAGCAGCCGTCAAACGGCAGCCGCCACGGTGCTGGGAGATGCCGGACACAAACAAGATGCTCAAGACGAGATGCTGGAAGCATGGCCACCCTGGGGAAGGGCAGCTACCACCACCTGGCTGTGCAAAAGCTTCTCCCTTTTGCTCCACTGAAGGGGACCCGGTGGACAGAGGGCAGGCATCACGCAGCACCTGGACCCCCTGATTCTGGGGGTCTGGGAGAGGCGAGCCGGGGGGCATCATGGCTCAGCCCCACGGCTGCCATCTCCACACTGCACAGCCCCCCACGATGAGCCTGAGCCCCTGCACAGCTTGCATGGTCAAAAGGCTTCATGCACAGGCACCATGCGGACCTATGCTATCCCTCTCTGTGACTCCTTTATCCAAGATGACATCGACCCTTGTGCCAAGGCCACTGACCCCGCACACAGACCATTTGCTCTGGCACCATCatctgtgctggagcagggtgATGCTGTGCTCCCTGTGCACCAGCCAGCAGGAGCCCCAGCCCAAACGCAGCTTGCATGGAGAGCGATGGGTGTGGGACCCTGCGCCAGCCGGGTAAGAGCGGTGGTGCCCCCCCAGCAGTGGTCACTGCTGCTGAGCCATCTCTGTGCACCCAGCCCCATGCTCACCAGCCAGGTGGGGCAGGACCAACCCCACTCAACCCATCAGCCCCATGCCGCTCGAAAGCTGGTCCCATCCCCTCCCAAAGGTCCCACCTCATGGGGCTGCTCAACCTGGTGCTATCTACCTGCAGGTTCCTTTCAGCTTCCTCCAGGGCCTTCTCCACGCTGGCCAGGTTGCTCTCCAGCTGGGTGCCTTGCTTGACCTTGGCCTCCAGGTCCCTTTTCATCTTGGTGGCCATGTCCTCCagctctgtggggctgggtgcaggggtcTCCTTCCCCCTCTTGGCCCTCTCTGCCATCTCCCACTGGATCTCCTCCTGCAGGGCTTCGGTCCGGGTGCTCAGCTCGTAGATCCTCTGGGTATACTCCTCCAGGCTGGCCCGCAGGCTTCTAACTCGCTCCTGCCGCTCCCGCTCACACTCCTTCTCCAGCCGGAGCTCGCTCTGCCAAAACTCCTCCTCACCCAGCTCCGTCTCATTCCTCCGCACCAGGTGCTCCAGGTAGAGGATCTCATCCTCCTGGCTGGTGAGCCGGCCATGCTCCCAGAGCCGTAGGTCTGTCTCCAGGGTGTCCCCATGGGCCTCCAAGGAatgcagctgctcctgctgccgcAGCACCTTCCTAAACAGCTCCTCCTTGGAGGGTTGGACAACCCCACTGCCCTCCAAGTCCATCCCTTCCCACGCTTGGTGCCTCCAGCGGCTGACGGCAAATGGGTCGCTGGAACCTGCAGGACCCAAGTTGAAGGTCATGGATTTTTTCGGCTCCCGGGAACGGGGTGCATCCGTGCTGGCGGGCCTGGGCTTGATGGGCAAGCTGGCCCGGATGAACGTCCTCTCAGGGGCTTGGGGAGCACCCTCTGAGGAGGGCCGCTCAGCCACGCTGGGGCCTGTCCGCCGCAGGACGAACTGCACATCGTTGGCATACTGCCCACACTTGGCCAGTGACTCCAAGGGGCACTCCAGTGGTAGCAGCTGCCGCTCCTTCTCCCGCAGCTTCTGCACCAGCACATAGCGGCCCGTCTGACCTgccaggaggaggtgagcacgTCAGATGGGGAAAGCCATGGCCAGCAGTGGTGTGCTGAGGCTGCTGCCCCACGGGCAGTGGCTGGTGACATCCCCACCACCCCAGAGTAGGACCCCCAGCCACCCAAGGTCTCCTTTTCCCAGGAAGCACCTGCAGATGGGGCATCCCCTCAGCAGATGCCTGCACCCGCAGATGGGGCATCCCCCCAGCAGATGCCTGCACCCGCAGATGGGGCATCCCCCCAGCAGATGGAGATGGCTCACCAATAGCCCGCGCCAAGGCGATGACCACTTCTTGGCAGGTGGTTTGCTCCGAGACACCGCAGACAACCCTCTGGATTCCGTCCACCCATACCTTCAGCTCCATCCCCACAGCTGCCAGGCCTCAGGCACGCTGGGTCATCGCAGGACGGGCTGCCTGTGGGTAGAACAGAAACAAGATTCCCATCCCAAACCGCTAACAAGGAATACGAGATGCTTTAAGAGTGGCGTCATTAAATCCTCTTTAACGCTACCATCCCTTAAGGTGCATCCTAGACCAAGCAGTTGCTCACTGCCACCCTCCATCCACCTCTGCGGCTCTCCCTGTGCACGGATTGCATTTTTGTTGATATTATTAAAACACTGATgttcatctgcaaaaaaaccaaaaccactgttTTTTTTGGCGCTCATGTCTGGGCAGCAGGTCCAAATCTTCCCGTGGTGGGAGATGATGGGGTTTGTGTGCCTGCAAGGTACCCAGAAGAAGATGCCCAGGTTATTTCTGCTGCAAGTGCAGACTTTTAATGGGTTTGCTGGACTTTCACTGCAATTTCTCTGACGATTTGGCAGCGCGGCACTGGGGGATTTTCCAAACAATATTGGAAAAGGCGGAGAAACTGCCAGCTGCCCACCCTCGCAACGGGATATTGAGAGAAGGTGCAGATAATGCACATTTTAATCTATTTACCTCCATCTCAATTTATCAGAGggattaagaaattaaaataaagcctCTTTCTCCACAAAAACATGACCAAAGGTGGGGTTTGGGAGAGGGAGCCAGGCACAAATGCCCGTGACGAAGCCCGGGCTCCCAGGGGATGCTCTGCCCAACAGCGGGGCCCAGCCTGACTCCCACCCAGCAGTTACTTCTCCTGCATTAAAATAACACGTTAGCCCAGGTGCACCCAactcctgcctcttccagcagctcAACAACTgcaataatctttaaaaaaaaaaattaagcaccaGCTGTAAAGAACTCAAATATTTGAGCTTATGGTATTTTCAAACACCGTGCCAATAAAGatgtatcttttttcccctataacACTGTTTTTTTCTAGCATCAGGCTTGTCTGAAAGCCCTGGGCAGAGGAACATATATAGGAAGTTTCCAGGCTCTCTGACCTGAGGGTCCCAAACTGCTTTCCCAGGCTAACGCCGCTGGTTGCAGCCTCTCCACCCCTCAGCTCCAGCTCTCCCGACTTTGCAGCTGGGCTGTGAGAAAGCTTGACCTCGGGTTGAACACCACttcttgcttattttttgttGCCTTGCTTATTTTTTGTTGCCTGTTTGAGTAATCAAAGGGAGGGCTCAAAGGGTCCCGCCTCTGGTGATGAGGGATTTTAGCCATAGAGCGAGAAAGGCAAGGAGAAACCGGGGAAGATACGGCTTGGTAAGGCCATTCCCCACGGGTGCTGGGTCCTGTTGGTGCCACCCCCTACCCACCTCCGAAACGTGGGCATGGAGCGGCTGCTGCAAATACCTCGGCGCTGAGCTCATGTTTGCCTTGGCTGGGCAGCCGGGGAAAACCGGTGGGGCTAAAGGGCACCTTGGGCTCGGCCGACCTCCCTGTGAGCCCAAAACAACTAAAATTTGCAAGGTTTAGCCTAATTCCATTTCAAAGCTGGTTTTGGCACCGCTCCCCCACCCTGTGCGTTCAAGGCTGCAACTGGCCCCCGGCATGGAGCAAAGTCCAGGCACCGCCGCGGCACTACCCAGCTCACCCCAAAGCCACCGTCCCCCCCCTGCCGCAGCACCCTAACGCCAAATTTGGGTGGCAACGCATCCCAGGGAGCATCACCCCCACCCTGGCCAGGGACCCGGCTATCACCGAacccagcttctcctgccctgacCCTGTGGGGAGGCCAGGAGCCTAAAActaagtaagaaaaaataatccagctGGTTGAGTCGCGTCGCACAGCCTCACCTCGCCCAAAAAATTCAGCGGTTGCCAAACGCTGCCAGGTACAGAAGCAGGACGGCCACCAGCACACCAGTCCCAGGCACCTGTTTGGGTTCAAACCCGGCACCAACCTCCGGCTCCGCCTTGGCCGGCCGCCCCGGCAATCATTTACCAGCAGCCAGTGCGCGGCACACCACCGCCAAAAAGCTGGGAGTGGCGGCAGCCAGCTTTTCTCCCGACACGGGGGAAATCCCCCCCAAAAGCAACCGGCACATCCCTCCCCATTGCATCTCTCTGCTGCATGCCCCAGCACTCCAAAATCCAATTGTTTTTACTATTATTTCCTTATATCCTTGCAAGCACAGGGGGTCCCCGTTAACCGATTGCTTGCCGTAACCCCTGGGGTTTTTGGGGGTCGCTGTCCCCAGCTCGCTGCCTGATACTGGATGTTATCTGCCCCCTTGCAAGGGGGTGGTAAAtagggctgggggctgctccctcctctgcctgccctcctcACGCCTTCCCAGGGCAGGAtcagctcccccagcccacccAAAACCAGCCTGGCTGCCCCTCTTCCCCCAAAGCCCTGGGCTCATGGAGGAGCTGACGGGATGAAGGCAGCTCATCCTCATTTGGGGGGACCAGTGATGCTCCTCGCACCCCCCCAGTCCCTGCTTGGGGCAgcgagggggggtgggggtggagagggCAGAAATCACAACCCACACACAGCATCTTGTCCCCAATATCCCACCACACCATCATCaccctggttaaaaaaaaacaaacccaaaccacacccTAAAAGCCAACAGGCCATAAACCCCAAAACCTCCACCTCGCCCCCAGCATCACCTCCACTGTAGCCCCTGCCAGCTCTTTACCATCACTcctaaaaaaaatcagcagctggGGGGGAAGTCTCCTTGCTCCACTTGCCAATGATGAACCCCTCTCCCCAAGCTTCGCTGCCGACCCCCTGCTTTAATTGGTGGGTGCCTTCATTACACCACCAGGTAGCGAAAACGGCTTTTTTTTTGGGCGAGAATCGCTTTTCTTGGGGAAGAAGCACTTCTCAGCAGGAGGCCGGTTTCCAGCTGCCTCTGTTTGTATTCGCCCTAGCAGGTCACTTTGGTCATGAACCAgaagtgcaggcagctgccaggcccTGCCGGCTGCCTCAAAAACAGCAGAGAAGTGAGCAGGTGGCTACGGGCCCCAGGACGCATGACGGCCGCTCCCAAAAGCCGCTTTCATTTTATTCttactcccctcccccccatggATTTCTAAATCATTTTTATTGAAAGCAGATTAACAAAGTGACtaattttctgctcctttccccATGCGATGGGTCCTAAAATTGAGGGTAGGGATGATTCATACCACAACTTCAACAAATTTCATAACTGGGAGTTGGAATTTCAAATGctgacactaaaaaaaaaaattaaaaaaattaacaatctCAGATcttgcagctttattttctttcttggcGATGCTGTCTCCCAGCCTCCCCGAAGCTGTTGGGCTAAAGGAAGAGGAGATGAAGGAGCTTTTCTGCATGTGCAGGAGGATGCACATTTTGTGCAGCTCCTGCAAACCGCCATCCTGATGGCTGCCAGGACTCGCAAAGGTTCTGTGATCTCCCTGGACCTGAAATAATACATGGCCAGCCAACAAAATTGGCCAGTCACCCTCCTTACAGAAGTGATTTGCAGGgactgccccctccccccccccccccccccccccccccgtgccctcCACAGGGACTCTCAGCACCTTCCAGCCAAGGATTGCAAACACTTTGCAAGTGCCTTTCTCCCACATTttgccacaaagaaaaaaaaatatctggttaggaaaaaaaccaccaatcTGGCACCCAACAACAAGGCTAGCTGTAACCCAAGTCCCAAAGCATGCCAAATACCTCTCAGCTGCATCCTAAACACCAGAGCTCCTAACAAACACCATCTGGGACCAGCATGAAGGTTTTGAGCCGAGCATCCCGCCAGCACCAAGGTTTCACCCATTTTTGGGAGTTCACTCTCCTCTCTCACTATGTCCACCCCCTAGCAGAGAGCTGGGTatggggccaggcaggcaggagagcagctgtaCAGGGAGAGCCTCCCAGCCAGCCCAATTAAAACTGCAAAAAGCCACAAGACTAGTCTTTCGGGTCAGCATTTGGGCTGGGGGTAGGGTTATAAAGACTCATTATTAATAAAGATAGATGTATTTGTACTTGAGAGCAGGCTGTGATGAGCCCACCATTCAAGGAGGAGCAAGGTGTCCACGGGGACCAGCGGCTCTGCATCCCTTTGGACGTGCTCCAGGCGGATGCTGGGGTACTCTCAGTCATTTTATTCCTGCTTTGAACCTGACCCTCTCACTCCTCTCCCGCCCGATGCTGGGGGGGATGCTCATCCCAGCTGCATGCAGACACACAAGTCAAAAAAAACGTCAATACATGAGTAAATAGCAAGCGataaggggaggggaggagtggcCCCATGCCACCATCCTGCATGCCAGAGCACTGGCAGGCTGGCTGTGActcaccacccccccccgccccccccatcaGCTGCTGCAGTGACACATCCAGCAGCTATTCAATgcttcctgaggtccctccctGCCCAAAGCTCCGGGCCCAGCTCCTGGGCACCAAAGAGGAAGAGATGGTACTTGCCCACATGCTGAAACCCTCTGGTGGGACAGAAGCCTCCTCATTACTGAGGTGTGGAGAGGTGACCCAACATGGAGAATATCCATGGGGAACCAAAGCCTCCTGACAGCGGTCATTCTGCAGCAGGTTGGAGGGGACAGGCCGTGGTGGAGGCTCCCCTCCAGCACATCGATAGTGTCCTCCTGCCTCTTTTGGAGCAGCACCTCGGCTCGGGGGTTGCAGGGatagagcagctctgctgggctttCCATGCCATGTCCATCCCAGGCCAGAAGGTGACACCGCGGTCAAAGGTTGAGGCCGTGGCCAAGGGTTGATGCCACTGGCAGGTCCAATGCTGGGCAGAGATCAGCCATGGCAAGGGTTGACATTGTGGCACTTCCTGGGCTGGCAGTTCCCATGCTGGGTGGAGATGATCAGCCATGGCAAGGCTTAACGCTGTGGCTCTTCCTGGGCTGGCAGGTCCCATGCTTGGTGGAGATGATCATCCATGGCTCTGAACGAGCTGTCCATGCAGCAGAATCTGGCGACCACTGATGGTCACTGCCACTGCAGCAGGGAGCATTGGGCAAAGCCCTGCCCACAGCCACATTGTGCAGGACCTTTCCACAGCACCATGCTCATCCTGAGGATGCTGGCCCTGGGATCCTGAAGGGACACCCTCCTAGCCTGGTGCAAAGCAGCGAAGAGGGCCACCTACCAAAGAGGTCATTGTCCTCTCCTGCAGCATGGGGGCCATCAGGGTGTGGGCAGGACACAGGCACAGGgctccagcctggggcagcaAATGGGTTACTTCATCCCAGCGCAAAGAGCTGACAGGGGTTAAACAAGCTCAAGAGGTGATAAACAAGTCCTACCAGAGCAGTCACAGCCCAGAGAGGCAGCTCTTCATCCTTCCGCCATCACAGGGAGGGTGTGCAAGTGTTACTCACCCCCCAGGCCTATAGAAGCTACCAGCTCTTACACAACGTGGCCACAAGTGCCCAGGAGCAAGgaagcagcaggcacagggctctAATTCACACCCAAGCAGCTTATTTAGGGGTGGCCATAATAGTGCCTGCATCCTTGGTCCACCCATCATGccctgtccagctccctgctctgccacgGCGTGCCTGACAGCAAGCCCTAAAAAAATCATCAAATTACTGAAATCAGCAATTTCGAAACCGCATGAGGGCTTCGCAGactctgcttttctctcctccttcagcTGGAGAAAccccagctggggacagggataaCCACTGCAAACGTACCCTGAAGGTGCAGCTTTACCAGAGATGTGCGGATGGATCCCAACCCACATGCACCCCCAGACTCCGTTGCGCTTCGATAGCAAGCGGCTTCTGCTGGGGGCATCTTACGATGTATAATGCACACTCGGCATCTGCAGAAGTTACATCCATGTTTGAAGGGCTTTTTACACCCAAAGGAGATTGAAGGGCCAAGACCAGGAAAACTAAGTCCCGTGGCACTTGCACTGCTCAAGAGCTGAAGCATCACTTGAGCCTGAAGCCACAGACCACCACCGAAGTCCCCCGGCACCCCAAGAGGGACATGTCCCACACACTAGGATCTTGCAGGAACTGCCCAAAGAGACAGATTTCTGGAGAGCACCACACCAGCAATCCcccattaaaagcaaaatagagGTTTGGGTATTTTCTGCTCTACTTCCTCCCCAAAATTACAGACCCATGCTAACGTGCCCAGGGTGTACCGGCAAGGCTGGCCGATGTTGAGCAGGGCAGGAAGAGCCAGGGACAAATCCTGCCCAGGGATGTGacatgggatggggatgggcctTGGGGTGATGGCCTTCAGCAGGGATTTAGGGGAGGGATGCTCATGCCCCAGCCAATGCGGAAGAAGGTCACCCCATCCCAGCTCCACCTGTGGGGATTTCTTTCACCATTTCTTTCACCCAAGCTTTTGGGTCTGCTACCGCATCAGACCCACACAAAGGCTTCACAAACAGcactgggaaggagctggggagctttttcccccccctcttaaACAAGCCAAGATTTGTGGCCATGGCGGGCCACTGTCAAGAGCAGCGTTGAAACATCAAGGATCATGGGCAGCGATGACATTTCAGGAATATTTACTAGCCAGTCCACCCTGCAGATGAGCAACCAACTGAAAGCTCATTAtaaattaaaagaagcaaaaaaaccccctccacCTACTGCACACACTCACGTTACAGCCTGGAAGGGGAAGGATCATCTTCCTCACCTTAATGCATTTTTCCCTTGCAGCACTAACGGCTACCGTCCACGGGGGAAGAAGAGCTGGCAAGGCTGGCTAGTAAAGTCTGCCATAAAGATGAAGGTTTGTAAGGGAAACATTAGCAGCACCTGCTATTGCTGTAACCATTACCATCAACCCCAGACACACAAGTGAAGAGTGACTTCATGAAAGCAGCTGAGAGTAAATTCATAGTTTCTGCTCAAGGGGGCAAAGCAACAAAATTAGCAACAACATGTAGAttagaggggaaagaggaaaggctCTTGCAATACCACACTCCTTTTTTCTTGTGCAATTGAACCCGCCCAGCCACCAa contains:
- the RASSF7 gene encoding ras association domain-containing protein 7 isoform X1 produces the protein MELKVWVDGIQRVVCGVSEQTTCQEVVIALARAIGQTGRYVLVQKLREKERQLLPLECPLESLAKCGQYANDVQFVLRRTGPSVAERPSSEGAPQAPERTFIRASLPIKPRPASTDAPRSREPKKSMTFNLGPAGSSDPFAVSRWRHQAWEGMDLEGSGVVQPSKEELFRKVLRQQEQLHSLEAHGDTLETDLRLWEHGRLTSQEDEILYLEHLVRRNETELGEEEFWQSELRLEKECERERQERVRSLRASLEEYTQRIYELSTRTEALQEEIQWEMAERAKRGKETPAPSPTELEDMATKMKRDLEAKVKQGTQLESNLASVEKALEEAERNLQAQTQELEELNKELRQCNLQQFIQQTGATMTILQARSEEDAQPEPSPRELPACRRNGGFPPSTDSPPRASTKQLLGHPRTLPEPLVSSLNPEVVSTRQSIWR
- the RASSF7 gene encoding ras association domain-containing protein 7 isoform X2, translated to MELKVWVDGIQRVVCGVSEQTTCQEVVIALARAIGQTGRYVLVQKLREKERQLLPLECPLESLAKCGQYANDVQFVLRRTGPSVAERPSSEGAPQAPERTFIRASLPIKPRPASTDAPRSREPKKSMTFNLGPAGSSDPFAVSRWRHQAWEGMDLEGSGVVQPSKEELFRKVLRQQEQLHSLEAHGDTLETDLRLWEHGRLTSQEDEILYLEHLVRRNETELGEEEFWQSELRLEKECERERQERVRSLRASLEEYTQRIYELSTRTEALQEEIQWEMAERAKRGKETPAPSPTELEDMATKMKRDLEAKVKQGTQLESNLASVEKALEEAERNLQVFLPAPTHLPGPAPSSSSAIPGPCRSPWCPA